A genomic window from Dermacentor silvarum isolate Dsil-2018 chromosome 9, BIME_Dsil_1.4, whole genome shotgun sequence includes:
- the LOC119464263 gene encoding tryptophan--tRNA ligase, cytoplasmic, with protein sequence MSACVEDVARLSLNDCGDQANTKAADEDVVNPWNVVSASATGIDYDKLIVKFGSSKVTQDLVDRIESLTGKKAHHFLRRGVFFSHRELNEILNAYEQKKPFYLYTGRGPSSDALHIGHLIPFIFTKWLQDTFDVPLVIQLTDDEKFLWKDMTVEETEKMAHENMRDIIACGFDPAKTFIFTDFQFVGRCPEFYKNIVRIRRGVTFNQVKGIFGFGDSDSIGKISFPAVQAAPALSSSFPFIFGEKNRVPCLIPCGIDQDPYFRMTRDVAPKLGFPKPALLHSVFFPALQGAQSKMSASDPNSSIFLTDTPAQIKNKINKYAFSGGGATIEEHKEKGGNCDVDISYQYLRFFLDDDEKLEQIRKDYTSGELLTGYLKKELIGILQKIIADHQTARKAVTDDVIAKFTTPRPLEVKRLC encoded by the exons ATGTCGGCGTGTGTTGAGGACGTGGCCCGGCTTTCTTTGAATGACTGCGGCGATCAAGCGAACACAAAAGCTGCTGATGAAGACGTGGTGAATCCGTGGAATGTGGTCAGTGCGTCGGCGACTGGCATCGACTATGACAAGCTGATCG TGAAGTTCGGCTCGTCGAAGGTGACGCAAGACCTCGTGGACAGGATTGAGAGCCTTACGGGGAAGAAAGCGCACCACTTCCTTCGGAGAGGTGTTTTCTTTTCGCACAG ggaactGAATGAGATTCTAAACGCATATGAGCAAAAGAAGCCATTCTACCTCTACACAGGGAGGGGCCCGTCTTCCGATGCCCTGCACATTGGTCACCTGATCCCTTTCATCTTTACCAA GTGGCTTCAGGACACCTTCGATGTGCCTCTGGTAATCCAGCTCACTGATGACGAGAAGTTTTTATGGAAAGACATGACGGTGGAGGAGACGGAGAAGATGGCCCATGAAAACATGCGAGACATCATCGCCTGTGGCTTTGACCCCGCGAAGACATTCATCTTCACAGACTTTCAGTTCGTGGG GAGGTGCCCCGAGTTCTACAAGAACATTGTGAGGATACGGCGAGGTGTCACCTTCAACCAGGTCAAAGGAATCTTTGGTTTCGGTGACAGCGACTCCATCGGCAAGATTAGCTTCCCGGCTGTCCAGGCTGCGCCAGCACTGAGTTCATCCTTTCCATTCATCTTTGGAGAGAAGAACCGTGTTCCATGCCTCATTCCTTGTGGAATCGACcag GATCCTTATTTCCGGATGACGCGGGATGTGGCACCCAAGCTGGGCTTCCCCAAGCCTGCCCTGCTGCACTCGGTGTTTTTCCCGGCACTGCAGGGGGCACAGAGCAAGATGAGTGCCAGTGACCCCAACTCATCAATATTCCTCACCGACACCCCTGCCCAGATCAAGAACAAG ATCAACAAGTATGCCTTTTCTGGAGGTGGTGCAACCATTGAGGAACACAAGGAGAAAGGAGGCAACTGCGATGTGGACATATCGTACCAGTATCTCCGCTTCTTCCTCGATGATGACGAAAAGCTGGAGCAGATTCGCAAG GATTACACAAGTGGAGAGCTGTTGACGGGCTACCTGAAGAAGGAATTGATCGGCATCCTGCAGAAGATCATTGCTGACCACCAAACAGCCAGGAAAGCTGTCACCGATGATGTCATAGCCAAGTTTACAACTCCAAGGCCACTAGAAGTCAAGCGTCTATGTTAG